A region from the Cannabis sativa cultivar Pink pepper isolate KNU-18-1 chromosome 9, ASM2916894v1, whole genome shotgun sequence genome encodes:
- the LOC133031353 gene encoding 14-3-3-like protein G-BOX factor 14 kappa, with translation MTFLENRETDVHLSPYRPSSSFSLFDCPSSSSRFGPQLFISPPANDDVAPQISDVCASILKLMDFNLIPSASSTESNVFYLKMKGDYHRYLPEFKDIAVADLASTHPIRLGLALNFSVFYYEILNKFDKACTLANTGTFFQLKS, from the exons ATGACTTTT CTAGAAAATAGAGAGACAGATGTTCATCTTTCTCCCTATCGTCCCTCTTCATCTTTCTCCCTCTTCGATTgtccctcttcttcttctcgttTTGGGCCGCAACTATTCATCTCTCCTCCAGCGAACGATGACGTAGCTCCACAGATTTCTGATGTCTGCGCTAGTATCCTCAAGCTCATGGACTTCAACCTAATTCCCTCTGCCTCTTCCACTGAGTCGAATGTCTTCTATTTGAAGATGAAGGGCGATTATCACCGTTACTTGCCTGAGTTCAAG GATATAGCAGTTGCCGATCTTGCATCTACACATCCAATTAGGTTGGGGCTAGCGCTCAATTTCTCAGTGTTTTACTATGAGATTCTCAATAAATTTGATAAAGCTTGCACCTTGGCCAACACAGGTACTTTCTTTCAACTCAAATCATAA
- the LOC115721760 gene encoding extensin-2-like isoform X1, with protein MMNPGQGPNRGRLWPQMAFAMAMLVVASNVVSASADPYLYSSPPPPYEYKSPPPPEKSPPPPYHYSSPPPPEKSPPPPYHYTSPPPPEKSPPPPYHYSSPPPPKHEEKPYHYSSPPPPSPSPPPPYVYSSPPPPKKSPPPPYHYTSPPPPSPSPPPPYVYSSPPPPKKSPPPPYHYSSPPPPKHEEQPPYVYKSPPPPSPSPPPPYVYSSPPPPVKSPPPPYVYNSPPPPVKSPPPPYVYNSPPPPPKHEEQPPYVYKSPPPPSPSPPPPYVYSSPPPPVKSPPPPYVYSSPPPPVKSPPPPYVYSSPPPPVKSPPPPAYYYKSPPPPKHEEQPPYVYKSPPPPSPSPPPPYVYSSPPPPVKSPPPPYVYSSPPPPVKSPPPPYVYSSPPPPPKHEEQPPYVYKSPPPPSPSPPPPYVYSSPPPPVKSPPPVYYYKSPPPPVQSPPPVYYYKSPPPPVKSPPPPVYYYKSPPPPTPYYYSSPPPPTPYHPHPHPHPLVFKVVGKVYCYRCYDWTYPEKSHNKKHLKGAVVEVTCKAGDKEVKAYGKTKINGKYSITVEGFNYRKYGGKACTAMLHAAPKGSPCNIPTKYHNGDKGAKLRVKSKNKYEVVLYAKSFAYASKTPYGECHKTKPVHPPPYVYKSPPPPTPVYVYNSPPPPSPKYVYKSPPPPATPTYVYKSPPPPSPKYVYSSPPPPVPAYVYKSPPPPSPKYVYNSPPPPATPTYVYKSPPPPSPKYVYSSPPPPSPKYVYKSPPPPATPAYVYKSPPPPSPKYIYKSPPPPVPAYVYKSPPPPSPKYIYKSPPPPTPVYVYKSPPPPSPKYVYKSPPPPTPVYVYKSPPPPSPKYVYKSPPPPVPAYVYKSPPPPSPKYVYKSPPPPTPVYVYKSPPPPSPKYVYKSPPPPVPAYVYKSPPPPSPKYVYKSPPPPVPAYVYKSPPPPSPKYVYKSPPPPVPAYVYKSPPPPSPKYVYKSPPPPVPAYVYKSPPPPSPKYVYKSPPPPVPAYVYKSPPPPSPKYVYKSPPPPVPAYVYKSPPPPSPKYIYKSPPPPSPKYVYASPPPPVHSPPPPYHYSSPPPPSPSPPPPYHYSSPPPPKHEEQPPYHYSSPPPPSPSPPPPYVYSSPPPPVKSPPPPYVYSSPPPPVKSPPPPYVYSSPPPPVKSPPPPYVYSSPPPPVKSPPPPYVYSSPPPPVKSPPPPYVYSSPPPPVKSPPPPYHYTSPPPPSPSPPPPYQYSSPPPPVKSPPPPYHYTSPPPPKHEEEPPYHYSSPPPPSPSPPPPYHYSSPPPPTKSPPPPYHYTSPPPPVKLPSPPAYIYSSPPPPPPY; from the exons ATGATGAATCCGGGGCAAGGCCCCAATAGGGGTCGCTTATGGCCCCAAATGGCCTTTGCAATGGCTATGCTTGTAGTTGCAAGCAATGTCGTTTCAGCCTCCGCTGATCCTTACTTATACAGCTCTCCACCACCTCCTTATGAGTACAAATCTCCACCACCGCCAGAGAAGTCTCCTCCACCACCATACCACTACAGCTCTCCCCCACCACCTGAAAAGTCTCCTCCACCACCATATCATTACACCTCTCCCCCACCACCGGAGAAGTCTCCTCCTCCGCCATACCATTACTCATCCCCACCACCACCAAAACATGAAGAGAAGCCATACCATTACTCTTCCCCACCACCACCATCTCCATCTCCTCCTCCTCCATATGTCTACAGCTCACCACCCCCACCAAAGAAGTCCCCACCACCACCATATCACTACACATCCCCACCACCACCTTCTCCTTCTCCTCCACCACCATACGTCTACAgctcaccaccaccaccaaagAAGTCTCCACCCCCACCATACCACTATTcgtcaccaccaccaccaaagCATGAGGAACAACCACCCTATGTTTACAAGTCCccaccaccaccatcaccaTCTCCTCCACCCCCATACGTCTACAGTTCCCCACCACCACCAGTGAAGTCTCCTCCACCACCTTATGTATACAACTCCCCACCACCTCCAGTGAAGTCTCCTCCACCACCTTACGTCTACAActctccaccaccaccacctaAACATGAGGAGCAACCACCTTATGTCTACAAGtctccaccaccaccatcaccaTCTCCGCCACCACCTTATGTCTACAGCTCCCCACCACCACCAGTGAAATCTCCACCACCACCTTACGTCTACAGCTCCCCACCACCACCAGTGAAATCTCCACCACCACCTTACGTCTACAGTTCCCCACCACCACCAGTGAAATCTCCTCCACCACCAGCTTACTACTACAAGTCTCCCCCACCACCTAAACACGAGGAGCAACCACCATATGTTTACAAGTCCccaccaccaccatcaccaTCTCCTCCACCACCTTACGTCTACAGCTCCCCACCACCACCAGTGAAGTCTCCTCCACCACCTTACGTCTATAGTTCCCCACCACCACCCGTGAAGTCTCCTCCACCACCTTACGTCTACAGTtccccaccaccaccacctaAACATGAAGAGCAACCACCATATGTTTACAAGtctccaccaccaccatcaccaTCTCCTCCTCCACCATATGTTTACAGCTCCCCACCACCACCGGTGAAGTCTCCACCACCAGTTTACTACTATAAATCTCCACCACCACCAGTGCAGTCTCCACCGCCAGTTTACTACTACAAATCTCCACCACCACCAGTGAAATCTCCACCTCCACCAGTTTACTACTACAAGTCTCCCCCACCACCAACTCCATACTACTACTCTTCTCCACCACCACCAACCCCATACCACCCACACCCACACCCACACCCTTTGGTGTTCAAGGTGGTCGGTAAAGTGTACTGCTACAGATGCTATGACTGGACATACCCTGAGAAGTCTCACAACAAGAAGCACCTTAAAG GAGCTGTCGTTGAGGTGACTTGCAAGGCTGGAGACAAAGAAGTCAAAGCCTACGGCAAAACAAAGATCAACGGCAAGTACAGCATCACAGTTGAAGGTTTCAATTACCGCAAATATGGAGGCAAAGCTTGCACAGCCATGCTCCATGCTGCCCCCAAGGGCTCCCCATGCAACATTCCAACCAAGTACCACAATGGTGATAAGGGTGCCAAACTCAGGGTGAAGTCGAAGAACAAATACGAGGTTGTGCTCTACGCCAAGTCTTTTGCTTATGCTTCAAAGACTCCTTACGGTGAATGCCACAAGACCAAGCCTGTGCACCCTCCTCCATATGTGTACAAGTCTCCACCACCACCAACTCCAGTATATGTCTACAACtctccaccaccaccatcacCTAAGTACGTGTACAAGTCTCCACCTCCACCTGCTACCCCAACATATGTGTACaagtcaccaccaccaccatctcCTAAGTACGTATACAGCTCCCCACCACCACCAGTGCCAGCTTACGTCTACAAGTCTCCACCACCACCATCTCCCAAGTATGTATACAACTCTCCACCTCCACCTGCTACCCCAACATACGTGTACAAGTCTCCACCACCACCATCTCCTAAGTATGTATATAGCTCCCCACCCCCACCATCTCCCAAGTACGTTTACAAGTCTCCACCTCCACCTGCTACCCCAGCATATGTGTACAAGTCACCACCACCACCTTCTCCTAAATACATATACAAATCCCCACCACCACCAGTCCCAGCTTACGTCTACaagtcaccaccaccaccatcccCCAAGTACATCTACAAGTCACCACCGCCACCTACTCCAGTCTACGTCTACaagtcaccaccaccaccatctcCTAAGTATGTGTACAAGTCACCACCACCACCTACTCCGGTCTACGTTTACaagtcaccaccaccaccatctcCCAAGTATGTCTACAAGTCTCCACCACCACCAGTTCCAGCTTACGTCTACAAATCCCCACCACCACCATCTCCCAAGTACGTATACAAGTCACCACCACCACCTACTCCGGTCTACGTTTACaagtcaccaccaccaccatctcCCAAGTATGTCTACAAATCTCCACCACCACCAGTTCCTGCTTATGTGTACAAATCCCCTCCACCACCATCCCCCAAATATGTATACAAGTCTCCACCACCACCAGTACCAGCTTACGTTTACaagtcaccaccaccaccatcccCCAAATATGTGTACAAGTCACCACCACCACCGGTGCCTGCTTACGTCTACaagtcaccaccaccaccatctcCCAAATACGTTTACAAGTCTCCACCACCACCAGTCCCTGCTTATGTCTACaagtcaccaccaccaccatctcCCAAATACGTTTACAAGTCTCCACCACCACCAGTCCCTGCTTACGTCTACaagtcaccaccaccaccatctcCAAAATACGTTTACAAGTCACCACCACCACCGGTACCTGCTTACGTCTACAAGTCACCACCGCCCCCATCTCCCAAGTATATTTACAAAtctccaccaccaccatcacCCAAATATGTCTACGCATCCCCACCACCACCAGTACACTCTCCACCTCCACCATACCACTACTCTtctccaccaccaccatcaccaTCTCCTCCTCCACCATACCATTACAGCTCCCCACCACCACCAAAACACGAAGAGCAACCACCATACCATTACTCATCACCTCCACCACCTTCACCGTCTCCTCCTCCACCATACGTATACAGCTCCCCACCACCACCAGTGAAATCTCCTCCTCCACCATACGTATACAGCTCCCCACCACCACCAGTCAAATCTCCTCCACCACCATACGTATACAGCTCCCCACCACCACCAGTGAAATCTCCTCCCCCACCATACGTCTACAGCTCCCCACCACCACCAGTGAAATCTCCTCCTCCACCATACGTATACAGCTCCCCACCACCACCAGTGAAATCTCCTCCCCCACCATACGTCTACAGCTCCCCACCACCACCCGTAAAATCTCCACCACCACCATACCACTACACGTCCCCACCACCACCATCtccatcaccaccaccaccataccAATACAGCTCTCCACCACCACCAGTGAAGTCTCCTCCCCCACCATACCACTACACCTCTCCTCCACCACCAAAGCACGAAGAGGAGCCACCATACCACTACTCATCCCCACCACCACCATCACCGTCACCTCCTCCACCATACCACTACTCTTCCCCACCACCACCAACAAAGTCTCCACCTCCCCCATACCATTACACCTCACCTCCTCCACCAGTAAAATTGCCATCACCTCCCGCTTACATTTACTCTTCCCCACCACCCCCACCTCCATACTAA
- the LOC115721760 gene encoding extensin-2-like isoform X2, with the protein MMNPGQGPNRGRLWPQMAFAMAMLVVASNVVSASADPYLYSSPPPPYEYKSPPPPEKSPPPPYHYSSPPPPEKSPPPPYHYTSPPPPEKSPPPPYHYSSPPPPKHEEKPYHYSSPPPPSPSPPPPYVYSSPPPPKKSPPPPYHYTSPPPPSPSPPPPYVYSSPPPPKKSPPPPYHYSSPPPPKHEEQPPYVYKSPPPPSPSPPPPYVYSSPPPPVKSPPPPYVYNSPPPPVKSPPPPYVYNSPPPPPKHEEQPPYVYKSPPPPSPSPPPPYVYSSPPPPVKSPPPPYVYSSPPPPVKSPPPPAYYYKSPPPPKHEEQPPYVYKSPPPPSPSPPPPYVYSSPPPPVKSPPPPYVYSSPPPPVKSPPPPYVYSSPPPPPKHEEQPPYVYKSPPPPSPSPPPPYVYSSPPPPVKSPPPVYYYKSPPPPVQSPPPVYYYKSPPPPVKSPPPPVYYYKSPPPPTPYYYSSPPPPTPYHPHPHPHPLVFKVVGKVYCYRCYDWTYPEKSHNKKHLKGAVVEVTCKAGDKEVKAYGKTKINGKYSITVEGFNYRKYGGKACTAMLHAAPKGSPCNIPTKYHNGDKGAKLRVKSKNKYEVVLYAKSFAYASKTPYGECHKTKPVHPPPYVYKSPPPPTPVYVYNSPPPPSPKYVYKSPPPPATPTYVYKSPPPPSPKYVYSSPPPPVPAYVYKSPPPPSPKYVYNSPPPPATPTYVYKSPPPPSPKYVYSSPPPPSPKYVYKSPPPPATPAYVYKSPPPPSPKYIYKSPPPPVPAYVYKSPPPPSPKYIYKSPPPPTPVYVYKSPPPPSPKYVYKSPPPPTPVYVYKSPPPPSPKYVYKSPPPPVPAYVYKSPPPPSPKYVYKSPPPPTPVYVYKSPPPPSPKYVYKSPPPPVPAYVYKSPPPPSPKYVYKSPPPPVPAYVYKSPPPPSPKYVYKSPPPPVPAYVYKSPPPPSPKYVYKSPPPPVPAYVYKSPPPPSPKYVYKSPPPPVPAYVYKSPPPPSPKYVYKSPPPPVPAYVYKSPPPPSPKYIYKSPPPPSPKYVYASPPPPVHSPPPPYHYSSPPPPSPSPPPPYHYSSPPPPKHEEQPPYHYSSPPPPSPSPPPPYVYSSPPPPVKSPPPPYVYSSPPPPVKSPPPPYVYSSPPPPVKSPPPPYVYSSPPPPVKSPPPPYVYSSPPPPVKSPPPPYVYSSPPPPVKSPPPPYHYTSPPPPSPSPPPPYQYSSPPPPVKSPPPPYHYTSPPPPKHEEEPPYHYSSPPPPSPSPPPPYHYSSPPPPTKSPPPPYHYTSPPPPVKLPSPPAYIYSSPPPPPPY; encoded by the exons ATGATGAATCCGGGGCAAGGCCCCAATAGGGGTCGCTTATGGCCCCAAATGGCCTTTGCAATGGCTATGCTTGTAGTTGCAAGCAATGTCGTTTCAGCCTCCGCTGATCCTTACTTATACAGCTCTCCACCACCTCCTTATGAGTACAAATCTCCACCACCGCCAGAGAAGTCTCCTCCACCACCATACCACTACAGCTCTCCCCCACCACCTGAAAAGTCTCCTCCACCACCATATCATTACACCTCTCCCCCACCACCGGAGAAGTCTCCTCCTCCGCCATACCATTACTCATCCCCACCACCACCAAAACATGAAGAGAAGCCATACCATTACTCTTCCCCACCACCACCATCTCCATCTCCTCCTCCTCCATATGTCTACAGCTCACCACCCCCACCAAAGAAGTCCCCACCACCACCATATCACTACACATCCCCACCACCACCTTCTCCTTCTCCTCCACCACCATACGTCTACAgctcaccaccaccaccaaagAAGTCTCCACCCCCACCATACCACTATTcgtcaccaccaccaccaaagCATGAGGAACAACCACCCTATGTTTACAAGTCCccaccaccaccatcaccaTCTCCTCCACCCCCATACGTCTACAGTTCCCCACCACCACCAGTGAAGTCTCCTCCACCACCTTATGTATACAACTCCCCACCACCTCCAGTGAAGTCTCCTCCACCACCTTACGTCTACAActctccaccaccaccacctaAACATGAGGAGCAACCACCTTATGTCTACAAGtctccaccaccaccatcaccaTCTCCGCCACCACCTTATGTCTACAGCTCCCCACCACCACCAGTGAAATCTCCACCACCACCTTACGTCTACAGCTCCCCACCACCACCAGTGAAATCTCCACCACCAC CAGCTTACTACTACAAGTCTCCCCCACCACCTAAACACGAGGAGCAACCACCATATGTTTACAAGTCCccaccaccaccatcaccaTCTCCTCCACCACCTTACGTCTACAGCTCCCCACCACCACCAGTGAAGTCTCCTCCACCACCTTACGTCTATAGTTCCCCACCACCACCCGTGAAGTCTCCTCCACCACCTTACGTCTACAGTtccccaccaccaccacctaAACATGAAGAGCAACCACCATATGTTTACAAGtctccaccaccaccatcaccaTCTCCTCCTCCACCATATGTTTACAGCTCCCCACCACCACCGGTGAAGTCTCCACCACCAGTTTACTACTATAAATCTCCACCACCACCAGTGCAGTCTCCACCGCCAGTTTACTACTACAAATCTCCACCACCACCAGTGAAATCTCCACCTCCACCAGTTTACTACTACAAGTCTCCCCCACCACCAACTCCATACTACTACTCTTCTCCACCACCACCAACCCCATACCACCCACACCCACACCCACACCCTTTGGTGTTCAAGGTGGTCGGTAAAGTGTACTGCTACAGATGCTATGACTGGACATACCCTGAGAAGTCTCACAACAAGAAGCACCTTAAAG GAGCTGTCGTTGAGGTGACTTGCAAGGCTGGAGACAAAGAAGTCAAAGCCTACGGCAAAACAAAGATCAACGGCAAGTACAGCATCACAGTTGAAGGTTTCAATTACCGCAAATATGGAGGCAAAGCTTGCACAGCCATGCTCCATGCTGCCCCCAAGGGCTCCCCATGCAACATTCCAACCAAGTACCACAATGGTGATAAGGGTGCCAAACTCAGGGTGAAGTCGAAGAACAAATACGAGGTTGTGCTCTACGCCAAGTCTTTTGCTTATGCTTCAAAGACTCCTTACGGTGAATGCCACAAGACCAAGCCTGTGCACCCTCCTCCATATGTGTACAAGTCTCCACCACCACCAACTCCAGTATATGTCTACAACtctccaccaccaccatcacCTAAGTACGTGTACAAGTCTCCACCTCCACCTGCTACCCCAACATATGTGTACaagtcaccaccaccaccatctcCTAAGTACGTATACAGCTCCCCACCACCACCAGTGCCAGCTTACGTCTACAAGTCTCCACCACCACCATCTCCCAAGTATGTATACAACTCTCCACCTCCACCTGCTACCCCAACATACGTGTACAAGTCTCCACCACCACCATCTCCTAAGTATGTATATAGCTCCCCACCCCCACCATCTCCCAAGTACGTTTACAAGTCTCCACCTCCACCTGCTACCCCAGCATATGTGTACAAGTCACCACCACCACCTTCTCCTAAATACATATACAAATCCCCACCACCACCAGTCCCAGCTTACGTCTACaagtcaccaccaccaccatcccCCAAGTACATCTACAAGTCACCACCGCCACCTACTCCAGTCTACGTCTACaagtcaccaccaccaccatctcCTAAGTATGTGTACAAGTCACCACCACCACCTACTCCGGTCTACGTTTACaagtcaccaccaccaccatctcCCAAGTATGTCTACAAGTCTCCACCACCACCAGTTCCAGCTTACGTCTACAAATCCCCACCACCACCATCTCCCAAGTACGTATACAAGTCACCACCACCACCTACTCCGGTCTACGTTTACaagtcaccaccaccaccatctcCCAAGTATGTCTACAAATCTCCACCACCACCAGTTCCTGCTTATGTGTACAAATCCCCTCCACCACCATCCCCCAAATATGTATACAAGTCTCCACCACCACCAGTACCAGCTTACGTTTACaagtcaccaccaccaccatcccCCAAATATGTGTACAAGTCACCACCACCACCGGTGCCTGCTTACGTCTACaagtcaccaccaccaccatctcCCAAATACGTTTACAAGTCTCCACCACCACCAGTCCCTGCTTATGTCTACaagtcaccaccaccaccatctcCCAAATACGTTTACAAGTCTCCACCACCACCAGTCCCTGCTTACGTCTACaagtcaccaccaccaccatctcCAAAATACGTTTACAAGTCACCACCACCACCGGTACCTGCTTACGTCTACAAGTCACCACCGCCCCCATCTCCCAAGTATATTTACAAAtctccaccaccaccatcacCCAAATATGTCTACGCATCCCCACCACCACCAGTACACTCTCCACCTCCACCATACCACTACTCTtctccaccaccaccatcaccaTCTCCTCCTCCACCATACCATTACAGCTCCCCACCACCACCAAAACACGAAGAGCAACCACCATACCATTACTCATCACCTCCACCACCTTCACCGTCTCCTCCTCCACCATACGTATACAGCTCCCCACCACCACCAGTGAAATCTCCTCCTCCACCATACGTATACAGCTCCCCACCACCACCAGTCAAATCTCCTCCACCACCATACGTATACAGCTCCCCACCACCACCAGTGAAATCTCCTCCCCCACCATACGTCTACAGCTCCCCACCACCACCAGTGAAATCTCCTCCTCCACCATACGTATACAGCTCCCCACCACCACCAGTGAAATCTCCTCCCCCACCATACGTCTACAGCTCCCCACCACCACCCGTAAAATCTCCACCACCACCATACCACTACACGTCCCCACCACCACCATCtccatcaccaccaccaccataccAATACAGCTCTCCACCACCACCAGTGAAGTCTCCTCCCCCACCATACCACTACACCTCTCCTCCACCACCAAAGCACGAAGAGGAGCCACCATACCACTACTCATCCCCACCACCACCATCACCGTCACCTCCTCCACCATACCACTACTCTTCCCCACCACCACCAACAAAGTCTCCACCTCCCCCATACCATTACACCTCACCTCCTCCACCAGTAAAATTGCCATCACCTCCCGCTTACATTTACTCTTCCCCACCACCCCCACCTCCATACTAA